The genomic region AACAaaccaaatgcaagctttgaaaTGTATATTTTTGGATAAGATcgctttgatattttataactttttttcttctcaatgaGAAGTATCACACTACTTTCGTTTGAACAAGAAATTAATATTCATTGATATTTTGACCACTCATAACTCATTATTAAATTCTATATATCGACCAtttctcaaatatatatatatatagacatggGAGAAGAAGTGAAAATTGGTTGGACTAGTAGTTGAACTGAACAAACGAacacctttaaaaaaaaagtcattttcttcatattcttctttttttcttatgagTTACCACATGGTAACGTGGATCATAACCGCAAGAGAGAAGAATTTATTGGGAGAGAAAAATTTGACTTATGTAATCTCTATACTTCAAATATTAGTCTTATGACTTTGAGAATATATTGAttccagaaagaaaaaaaaaaaaaaccctattgTATTTCAGCACGTCACCATGTACCTGGAGTCCACATCACCATGCCACGTCATCAATCACACACCAGTGACCAACCGAAACACAAAATCTGCACTACCCCACTACTACTCCATTCAGAAGTATTTGAACATGCTGcactaaaaagaaagaagaaaaaaaatgaattgagagAAAAACGAGGACTGAGTCAGTTGCTTGTGTAGCAAGTGTggtgtgaaattgtgaatattGACTTCGATTAGAGAGCAACAAGACTTGagtaatattaatattgtatGGTTTCTTAGACAAGATTTGAAGAGTTTTCCATCTGGGCCaagaaagtgaaagaaaatcATAAGAAACTCTTTGTGAGGAGATTGAAAATTGTGAATGCATCTCAAATAGATCAATAGCATAGTCATTGGCCATGTTGAACAACTCTGATACCACCACACCACCTCCACAGATCATCCAAATCCCACCACAAGTTCCACAGCAAAGGCTTTCATTCTCGGTCCCCATCAaggttttctctctctctctctctctctctctctctctctcttctttgttcctttggttttttttatcggcaaatgttaattgttagtttgttagtttttgttagttaGAGGGATCAAACCTGTGaccttttcctcattctctcaTTTCTCAACCACTCAACCAACCTTATAACTCCTTTGTTCCTCTGTtcattatgttatatttaacTCTTAACTTCCTTTtgcttcattcttcttctttcaaTGTTCCTTCCCCTACAAGCTTATCTGCTGCAGACACATCCATTTTCTTATACTACTGTTGAGTCTGCCTTGTTGCTTGTTTGATCAATTGTGATATAGAAACCTTTCTCTCTTACAGCTTATAGGCACTGGATTTGTTACATAGCTTTTGGTTGAAAAAAACATAAGGGCCAACTTGGTTAATTTCTTGTGCAGGCACAAGTTTCAAGCTTTCCTAACACAACAACAGTGGCGGCTCAAACAGCAAGAAGGGTCTTCAAGATTCTCTTCTACTTGCATTTGTTCCTAGTTGCAGCCTTGGTGACTTTCCTTACCATATATGGTCTTGTCTCTGATTCTCACACCCACCATTTCCACCCCAAGAAATGGTACCCTCCACTTCTTGCATCAACAGCATGTGCTGGAATTGTTGGTTTCACATGGCAATGGATCACTGCAAGCCACTCCACAAGGGTGGTTAGGTTGGTATTTTGGCTTAGTCCCCTTCTAACATGTGCAATGGGAATTATGTTTGTGTGCATTGGCACTGCAGTGAGTCTGGCAGTTGGTGTAATTGCTTTGGTTTGTGCATTAGTTCAATCCCTCTATTTTTGTTGGGTCAATCCTAGATTTGAATATGCCACAAAAATCTTGTCAGTTTCAGTAGCTTTTCCTCCAAACAGAACCCAGGGGCTAACCCTTTACTCAATCCTCATTGGAATCCTTTATTGCTGTTTTCTGTTGGCTGGGATTGGAGGGGCTAGAGCAATTGAAAACAGAACCCAACTAGCAGAATTTTTCATCTTCTTGATCTTGCTGAGCCTAGGGTGGACTATGCAGTTTCTGAAGAATGCAATGTATGTCACTATTTCAAGGGTCAAGTACATGCATTTTGCAGGAGGAGTTGACATGGACACTAGAGTGGCAGTTTGTGACACAATCAAGCACTTAACTGGAAGTGTTTCCATGGGCTCCATCCTCGTTCCCGTCATTGTGCTCTTCCGGGGTTTTGCACGAACCACGAGTCTGGTTGGAGGAGACACAGATGAATTCATGTTTTCCTGTGTTAGCTGCTATATGGGGGTAGCATCTCTTCTTGTGGTCCGTGGGAACCGGTGGGGTTTTGTGCATGTTGGAGTTTATAACAAAGGGTTTGTGCAGGCATCTTGTGATACTTGGGAGATGTTCATTAGAGTTGGATTGGAGCAACTCATAGACTTGGATCTCACAGGGGCATTCTGTTTCCTTAGTGGTGTTGGAACAGGTGCAATATGTAGTCTGGTGAGTGGAATTTGGAGTATTGTAATGCACAAGAGCTATGCCACAGAAGTGTCCATTTATGCTTTCCTCATTGGATATTTCATGGTAATTACTAATAATTGGTTGCATTTGACAATTT from Glycine soja cultivar W05 chromosome 16, ASM419377v2, whole genome shotgun sequence harbors:
- the LOC114391253 gene encoding protein PNS1-like; this encodes MLNNSDTTTPPPQIIQIPPQVPQQRLSFSVPIKAQVSSFPNTTTVAAQTARRVFKILFYLHLFLVAALVTFLTIYGLVSDSHTHHFHPKKWYPPLLASTACAGIVGFTWQWITASHSTRVVRLVFWLSPLLTCAMGIMFVCIGTAVSLAVGVIALVCALVQSLYFCWVNPRFEYATKILSVSVAFPPNRTQGLTLYSILIGILYCCFLLAGIGGARAIENRTQLAEFFIFLILLSLGWTMQFLKNAMYVTISRVKYMHFAGGVDMDTRVAVCDTIKHLTGSVSMGSILVPVIVLFRGFARTTSLVGGDTDEFMFSCVSCYMGVASLLVVRGNRWGFVHVGVYNKGFVQASCDTWEMFIRVGLEQLIDLDLTGAFCFLSGVGTGAICSLVSGIWSIVMHKSYATEVSIYAFLIGYFMCRLAIAWVQACVSAYYVAYAENPQSTQFDSTIPIRLEQLNRSQALQIFRANNLS